Proteins encoded by one window of Vigna radiata var. radiata cultivar VC1973A chromosome 5, Vradiata_ver6, whole genome shotgun sequence:
- the LOC106761205 gene encoding uncharacterized protein LOC106761205 isoform X2: MEEGEDGSEKQKQNASATRLSLKSDSPFNNYHLWKQKFRENCYKRVRENRTRLLWKFRCNEQQQDDTLKCALEDIVSDEFHKMKRRDEVLWEYEGPPLTTCPDQYEEILLEMQRIFYEDLKSQPQELESDVEIWEHEVDEYLSRAVYEHMQLNEDELTLDFLRDRLAEVHTEHLDRGCRLKPKFCMKTKFNLTALYISCEGCDTLEVVI; the protein is encoded by the exons ATGGAGGAAGGAGAAGATGGAAGCGAGAAGCAGAAGCAGAACGCAAGCGCCACTCGACTATCTCTGAAATCAGATTCTCCGTTCAACAATTATCATTTATGGAAACAAAAG TTCAGAGAGAATTGCTACAAACGGGTGCGAGAGAACCGAACACGCTTACTCTGGAAATTCAGATGCAATGAACAGCAACAGGATGACACTCTGAAGTGTGCATTGGAGGATATTGTATCCGATGAATTCCACAAAATGAAACGCAGGGATGAGGTGTTATGGGAGTATGAAGGTCCTCCTCTCACCACTTGCCCGGATCAATACGAAGAAATACTCTTAGAAATGCAAAGGATCTTTTATGAAGACCTCAAATCCCAACCACAAG AATTAGAAAGCGATGTTGAAATTTGGGAACACGAAGTGGATGAGTACCTATCTCGTGCGGTTTATGAGCATATGCAGCTTAATGAAGACGAG CTTACTTTGGACTTTTTGCGAGATCGGCTGGCTGAAGTCCACACGGAGCATCTTGACAGAGGCTGCAGATTGAAACCCAAATTTTGTATGaagacaaaatttaatttaactgcaTTGTACATTTCATGTGAAGGTTGTGATACATTAGAGGTTGTGATATAA
- the LOC106762660 gene encoding glutamate-1-semialdehyde 2,1-aminomutase, chloroplastic, which produces MAVSAITGARLTLGMPLSSPALTRRTTSPSLVMAVSIDHKVDNKLTLTKSEEAFAAAKELLPGGVNSPVRAFKSVGGQPIVIDSVKGSRMWDIDGNEYIDYVGSWGPAIIGHADDQVLAALGETMKKGTSFGAPCLLENTLAELVIDAVPSIEMVRFVNSGTEACMGALRLARAYTGQEKIIKFEGCYHGHADPFLVKAGSGVATLGLPDSPGVPKAATYETLTAPYNDILAVEKLFENNKGEIAAVFLEPVVGNAGFIVPTPEFLNFLRKITKENNTLLVFDEVMTGFRLSYGGAQEYFGITPDLTTLGKIIGGGLPVGAYGGRRDIMEMVAPAGPMYQAGTLSGNPLAMTAGIHTLQRIKEPGTYEYLDKVTGELIQGIIEAGKRAGHAICGGHISGMFGFFFTEGPVYNFADAKKSDTAKFARFFWGMLAEGVYLAPSQFEAGFTSLAHTSDDIKKTIAAAEKVFREI; this is translated from the exons ATGGCTGTTTCGGCTATCACTGGAGCGAGGCTAACCCTAGGGATGCCTCTTTCCTCTCCCGCACTAACACGCAGAACAACTTCTCCTTCGCTCGTTATGGCCGTCTCCATTGACCACAAGGTCGACAACAAACTCACTCTTACCAAGTCCGAGGAGGCTTTCGCTGCTGCCAAG GAGCTGTTGCCTGGAGGTGTGAACTCCCCAGTCCGTGCCTTCAAATCGGTAGGTGGTCAACCAATTGTGATTGATTCAGTTAAAGGGTCTCGCATGTGGGACATCGATGGAAATGAATACATTGACTACGTCGGTTCTTGGGGTCCTGCCATTATTGGACACGCTGATGATCAG GTGCTTGCAGCTCTGGGTGAAACCATGAAAAAAGGAACCAGCTTTGGTGCACCCTGTTTGTTGGAAAACACTTTGGCTGAGCTGGTTATCGATGCCGTCCCTAGCATTGAAATGGTTCGGTTTGTCAATTCAGGCACGGAAGCTTGTATGGGTGCGCTCCGTCTTGCACGTGCTTATACAGGACAAGAGAAGATCATCAAGTTTGAGGGGTGTTATCATGGCCATGCAGATCCTTTTCTTGTTAAGGCTGGCAGTGGAGTTGCCACCTTAGGACTTCCTGATTCCCCTGGTGTCCCCAAAGCTGCCACGTATGAGACCCTTACAGCCCCCTACAATGACATCTTGGCCGTTGAGAAGCTCTTTGAGAATAACAAAGGAGAAATTGCCGCTGTTTTCCTGGAACCTGTTGTTGGAAACGCTGGTTTCATTGTTCCTACACCtgaatttcttaatttcttGCGCAAAATCACCAAAGAGAACAATACCCTTCTTGTGTTTGATGAAGTTATGACCGGATTTCGATTGTCATATGGAGGTGCTCAAGAGTATTTTGGTATAACTCCTGATTTAACAACTCTTGGAAAGATTATTGGTGGAGGTTTGCCCGTGGGCGCTTATGGTGGGAGGAGGGATATCATGGAGATGGTGGCACCAGCTGGCCCAATGTACCAGGCTGGGACCTTGAGTGGGAACCCTTTGGCCATGACTGCAGGCATACATACCCTGCAGCGTATTAAGGAGCCAGGAACTTACGAGTACTTGGACAAAGTCACAGGTGAGCTTATTCAGGGCATAATTGAAGCTGGGAAGAGGGCAGGCCATGCAATATGTGGTGGGCATATAAGTGGGATGTTTGGTTTTTTCTTCACAGAAGGACCTGTGTATAATTTTGCAGATGCCAAGAAGAGTGACACTGCCAAATTTGCTAGGTTCTTTTGGGGAATGCTGGCAGAAGGTGTCTATTTGGCACCATCCCAGTTTGAGGCTGGCTTCACCAGCTTGGCACATACATCTGATGACATTAAAAAGACAATAGCCGCTGCTGAAAAAGTTTTCAGAGAGATttga
- the LOC106761205 gene encoding uncharacterized protein LOC106761205 isoform X3 — translation MEEGEDGSEKQKQNASATRLSLKSDSPFNNYHLWKQKFRENCYKRVRENRTRLLWKFRCNEQQQDDTLKCALEDIVSDEFHKMKRRDEVLWEYEGPPLTTCPDQYEEILLEMQRIFYEDLKSQPQELESDVEIWEHEVDEYLSRAVYEHMQLNEDEAYGKEIWCPICKEGELKDSYNLIYCTRCELQLNKASERRIVCLL, via the exons ATGGAGGAAGGAGAAGATGGAAGCGAGAAGCAGAAGCAGAACGCAAGCGCCACTCGACTATCTCTGAAATCAGATTCTCCGTTCAACAATTATCATTTATGGAAACAAAAG TTCAGAGAGAATTGCTACAAACGGGTGCGAGAGAACCGAACACGCTTACTCTGGAAATTCAGATGCAATGAACAGCAACAGGATGACACTCTGAAGTGTGCATTGGAGGATATTGTATCCGATGAATTCCACAAAATGAAACGCAGGGATGAGGTGTTATGGGAGTATGAAGGTCCTCCTCTCACCACTTGCCCGGATCAATACGAAGAAATACTCTTAGAAATGCAAAGGATCTTTTATGAAGACCTCAAATCCCAACCACAAG AATTAGAAAGCGATGTTGAAATTTGGGAACACGAAGTGGATGAGTACCTATCTCGTGCGGTTTATGAGCATATGCAGCTTAATGAAGACGAG GCATATGGGAAAGAGATTTGGTGTCCCATTTGTAAGGAAGGAGAGCTTAAAGATAGTTACAATCTTATATATTGTACTCGTTGTGAACTTCAACTAAACAAAGCCAGTGAG AGGAGAATCGTTTGTTTACTGTGA
- the LOC106761205 gene encoding RPA-interacting protein A isoform X1, producing MEEGEDGSEKQKQNASATRLSLKSDSPFNNYHLWKQKFRENCYKRVRENRTRLLWKFRCNEQQQDDTLKCALEDIVSDEFHKMKRRDEVLWEYEGPPLTTCPDQYEEILLEMQRIFYEDLKSQPQELESDVEIWEHEVDEYLSRAVYEHMQLNEDEAYGKEIWCPICKEGELKDSYNLIYCTRCELQLNKASELTLDFLRDRLAEVHTEHLDRGCRLKPKFCMKTKFNLTALYISCEGCDTLEVVI from the exons ATGGAGGAAGGAGAAGATGGAAGCGAGAAGCAGAAGCAGAACGCAAGCGCCACTCGACTATCTCTGAAATCAGATTCTCCGTTCAACAATTATCATTTATGGAAACAAAAG TTCAGAGAGAATTGCTACAAACGGGTGCGAGAGAACCGAACACGCTTACTCTGGAAATTCAGATGCAATGAACAGCAACAGGATGACACTCTGAAGTGTGCATTGGAGGATATTGTATCCGATGAATTCCACAAAATGAAACGCAGGGATGAGGTGTTATGGGAGTATGAAGGTCCTCCTCTCACCACTTGCCCGGATCAATACGAAGAAATACTCTTAGAAATGCAAAGGATCTTTTATGAAGACCTCAAATCCCAACCACAAG AATTAGAAAGCGATGTTGAAATTTGGGAACACGAAGTGGATGAGTACCTATCTCGTGCGGTTTATGAGCATATGCAGCTTAATGAAGACGAG GCATATGGGAAAGAGATTTGGTGTCCCATTTGTAAGGAAGGAGAGCTTAAAGATAGTTACAATCTTATATATTGTACTCGTTGTGAACTTCAACTAAACAAAGCCAGTGAG CTTACTTTGGACTTTTTGCGAGATCGGCTGGCTGAAGTCCACACGGAGCATCTTGACAGAGGCTGCAGATTGAAACCCAAATTTTGTATGaagacaaaatttaatttaactgcaTTGTACATTTCATGTGAAGGTTGTGATACATTAGAGGTTGTGATATAA
- the LOC106760511 gene encoding GATA transcription factor 25, producing the protein MGDENVAASSHFGLISQEDHLWFSFLELEAAYTHSVLEDPSISQCVETPPQIQNQNRVVAAEMECECEYGSEAHRAASLSRFRQKRKRRCFANKIRYKTRQEATLRVHRSKSQFILSKIHESEQDVIHSEILCCNCGISSKCTPMMRRGPSGPASLCNACGLSWANRGVFNYKKAI; encoded by the exons ATGGGTGATGAGAATGTTGCTGCTTCGTCTCATTTTGGTTTGATATCTCAAGAGGACCATCTCTGGTTCAGTTTCCTTGAACTAGAAGCTGCTTATACTCATAGCGTTCTGGAGGATCCTTCT ATATCACAGTGTGTGGAGACACCGCCTCAAATCCAAAATCAAAACCGAGTG GTCGCAGCAGAAATGGAATGCGAATGTGAATACGGTAGTGAAGCGCACCGAGCAGCCTCGTTGAGTAGGTTCCGTCAAAAGAGAAAACGACGATGTTTtgctaataaaataagatacaaGACACGCCAAGAAGCTACTCTAAG GGTACATCGTAGTAAGAGCCAGTTTATTTTATCCAAAATCCATGAGTCAGAGCAAGATGTCATTCACTCCGAGATATT ATGCTGTAACTGTGGCATTAGCTCAAAATGCACCCCTATGATGCGGCGAGGGCCATCTGGGCCAGCCTCACTTTGCAACGCTTGTGGCCTGTCTTGGGCAAACAGG GGTGTCTTCAATTATAAGAAAGCAATCTAA
- the LOC106762049 gene encoding uncharacterized protein LOC106762049 isoform X1 yields the protein MLENIQAVPATESAPVVKRYAPPNQRNRSANRRKSSDRLDRTNSIGAELEKNQVASSRSVHIPDHGDAGSSNLINENHHSRFIALEGCGCSAASQLLNDRWAAAMQSYNNSKDSSDKPVMYSSGASAWTQQQFRPPQQQDFLAELRRQMQNANPSST from the exons ATGCTGGAGAATATTCAGGCTGTTCCGGCGACGGAATCCGCTCCAGTCGTCAAGCGCTATGCTCCTCCCAACCAGAG GAACCGTTCTGCCAACAGGCGCAAATCATCTG ATCGTCTTGATCGGACAAACAGTATCGGGGCTGAGTTAGAAAAGAATCAAGTCGCTTCTTCAAGAAGTGTTCACATTCCAGATCATGGAGATGCTGGTAGCAGTAATCTTATTAACGAAAATCACCATTCAAGATTCATAGCTTTAGAAGGGTGTGGTTGCAGTGCAGCTTCCCAGCTTCTTAATGATC GTTGGGCAGCTGCAATGCAATCCTACAATAATTCCAAAGACTCATCTG ACAAGCCAGTCATGTATTCGAGTGGTGCGTCAGCATGGACTCAGCAGCAGTTTAGACCTCCTCAGCAG CAGGATTTCCTGGCAGAACTTCGTCGCCAAATGCAAAATGCTAATCCTAGTTCCACATGA
- the LOC106762049 gene encoding uncharacterized protein LOC106762049 isoform X2, translated as MLENIQAVPATESAPVVKRYAPPNQRNRSANRRKSSDRLDRTNSIGAELEKNQVASSRSVHIPDHGDAGSSNLINENHHSRFIALEGCGCSAASQLLNDRWAAAMQSYNNSKDSSDKPVMYSSGASAWTQQQFRPPQQDFLAELRRQMQNANPSST; from the exons ATGCTGGAGAATATTCAGGCTGTTCCGGCGACGGAATCCGCTCCAGTCGTCAAGCGCTATGCTCCTCCCAACCAGAG GAACCGTTCTGCCAACAGGCGCAAATCATCTG ATCGTCTTGATCGGACAAACAGTATCGGGGCTGAGTTAGAAAAGAATCAAGTCGCTTCTTCAAGAAGTGTTCACATTCCAGATCATGGAGATGCTGGTAGCAGTAATCTTATTAACGAAAATCACCATTCAAGATTCATAGCTTTAGAAGGGTGTGGTTGCAGTGCAGCTTCCCAGCTTCTTAATGATC GTTGGGCAGCTGCAATGCAATCCTACAATAATTCCAAAGACTCATCTG ACAAGCCAGTCATGTATTCGAGTGGTGCGTCAGCATGGACTCAGCAGCAGTTTAGACCTCCTCAGCAG GATTTCCTGGCAGAACTTCGTCGCCAAATGCAAAATGCTAATCCTAGTTCCACATGA